Proteins co-encoded in one Dyella japonica A8 genomic window:
- a CDS encoding DUF2931 family protein, with the protein MKIIKWLKLLLCVLLLGCAQAKSRQSNGLPYDSWYLGFVAPAKMEVWLETADVEDAQKRIFRGAMSGTVALAYRAAPDGWGEPSIGAGRDIRSFGLPQRIYVRWQSLVEPQTYRAIIVIPETVRQQMLHQAPSVLKAGRFDYQNFLSIGLAPGGWIKVWVMGASTEPVEVLCTRAQIEPKGPDLGQYEGRYVTLNREVKDYLQTHPIPYDSWACPNATSSAAP; encoded by the coding sequence ATGAAGATCATTAAGTGGCTGAAGTTGTTGCTTTGTGTGTTGCTGCTTGGCTGCGCTCAAGCGAAGAGCCGTCAAAGCAATGGCTTGCCATACGACAGTTGGTATCTCGGATTTGTGGCGCCAGCGAAGATGGAGGTGTGGCTGGAAACGGCAGATGTTGAAGATGCGCAGAAGCGCATCTTTCGTGGCGCCATGAGCGGTACGGTGGCATTGGCATACCGGGCTGCCCCGGATGGTTGGGGTGAACCGTCCATAGGAGCAGGTCGCGACATCCGTTCTTTTGGGTTACCTCAGCGCATCTATGTGCGCTGGCAATCGCTGGTGGAGCCGCAGACCTATCGGGCCATCATCGTCATCCCCGAAACGGTGAGGCAGCAGATGCTGCACCAAGCACCATCTGTATTGAAAGCAGGCCGGTTCGATTACCAAAATTTTCTGAGCATCGGACTCGCGCCCGGCGGATGGATCAAGGTATGGGTCATGGGGGCCTCGACTGAGCCGGTGGAAGTGCTGTGCACGCGCGCGCAGATTGAACCTAAGGGGCCTGATCTTGGGCAGTACGAAGGGAGGTATGTCACATTGAACCGAGAAGTGAAGGACTACCTTCAGACACACCCCATCCCCTATGACTCGTGGGCATGTCCAAATGCCACGTCGTCGGCCGCGCCATGA
- a CDS encoding DUF2931 family protein, which yields MKITKAWLSAWLCLLLMGCAQAQSRQGNGLPYDSWYLGFQAPAKMEVWLETADIEDAQKRIFRGAMSGTVALAYLADPKGWGDHIPIGKGRYIENLGLPQRIYVRWQSLVKPQTYRAIIAIPEDARRLMLTKPPEGGQGPGVDYPRYLSIGLAPGGWIKVWVMGVSTKPVEVLCTRAQIEPKGPGLIHDSYAYSFDVLEPQTREYIQTHPIPYDSWACPNATSSAAP from the coding sequence ATGAAGATCACTAAAGCATGGCTCAGCGCATGGCTCTGCCTGCTGCTCATGGGCTGTGCCCAAGCGCAGAGCCGTCAGGGCAATGGCTTGCCGTATGACAGTTGGTATCTGGGTTTCCAAGCACCAGCAAAGATGGAAGTGTGGCTGGAAACAGCCGATATCGAAGATGCGCAGAAGCGCATCTTTCGGGGCGCCATGAGCGGAACCGTGGCATTGGCGTACCTGGCTGATCCGAAGGGCTGGGGTGACCACATTCCTATCGGGAAGGGACGCTACATCGAAAATCTAGGTTTGCCTCAGCGCATCTACGTGCGCTGGCAATCGCTGGTGAAGCCGCAGACCTACCGGGCCATTATTGCCATTCCGGAGGATGCGCGCCGATTGATGCTGACCAAGCCGCCCGAAGGAGGACAGGGCCCAGGCGTTGACTATCCGAGGTACTTGAGCATCGGACTAGCGCCGGGCGGATGGATCAAGGTGTGGGTCATGGGGGTCTCTACCAAGCCGGTGGAGGTGCTGTGCACGCGTGCACAGATTGAACCTAAGGGGCCAGGACTTATTCACGACAGCTACGCCTATTCCTTCGACGTGCTGGAACCGCAAACAAGGGAGTACATCCAAACGCATCCCATCCCTTATGACTCGTGGGCCTGTCCGAATGCCACCTCGTCGGCTGCGCCATGA